A genomic region of Burkholderia humptydooensis contains the following coding sequences:
- a CDS encoding heavy metal response regulator transcription factor: protein MKVLIVEDEAKVVDYLKSGLADEGWVVDAAADGEEGAWMAVEYDYDVVVLDVMLPKLDGFGVLRSLRAHKDTPVIMLTARDRVDDRVRGLRDGADDYLTKPFSFLELVERLRALTRRARVQESTLISIGDLRVDLISRRATRNGVRLDLTAQEFQLLGVLARRRGEVLSKTTITELVWDVNFDSNANVVETAIKRLRAKLDGPFADKLLHTIRGMGYVLEERADDDGQAKR, encoded by the coding sequence ATGAAAGTACTGATCGTCGAAGACGAAGCGAAAGTGGTCGATTACCTGAAGAGCGGCCTCGCCGACGAAGGCTGGGTCGTCGACGCCGCGGCCGACGGCGAGGAAGGCGCGTGGATGGCGGTCGAATACGACTACGACGTGGTCGTCCTCGACGTGATGCTGCCGAAGCTCGACGGCTTCGGCGTGCTGCGCTCGCTGCGCGCGCACAAGGATACGCCCGTCATCATGCTGACCGCGCGCGACCGCGTCGACGATCGCGTGCGCGGCCTGCGCGACGGCGCCGACGATTACCTGACGAAGCCGTTCTCGTTCCTCGAGCTCGTCGAGCGGCTGCGCGCGCTGACGCGCCGCGCGCGCGTGCAGGAATCGACGTTGATCTCGATCGGCGACCTGCGCGTCGACCTGATCAGCCGCCGCGCGACGCGCAACGGCGTGCGGCTCGATCTCACCGCGCAGGAATTCCAGTTGCTCGGCGTGCTCGCGCGCCGGCGCGGCGAGGTGCTGTCGAAGACGACGATCACCGAGCTCGTCTGGGACGTGAACTTCGACAGCAACGCGAACGTCGTCGAAACCGCGATCAAGCGGCTGCGCGCGAAGCTCGACGGCCCGTTCGCGGACAAGCTGCTGCACACGATCCGCGGGATGGGCTACGTGCTCGAGGAACGCGCGGACGACGACGGGCAGGCGAAGCGATGA
- a CDS encoding heavy metal sensor histidine kinase, producing the protein MTRSISRRLSVLFGVASLFVFTLVGVGLFAMMERQLFAELRATLDTRTKIAAMIVSHGTTAARFRITQDKLADLEPPDGSTRYHVDSADPAFRFGKPVEGEPDGYAADGFLLLRPPGSEYDVMTKTVVLPASGERPTLTLVVSTACERTQKMLRHIALTLAALISAATLATLLLSRAVTRVGLAPLARLSREAASLGPANRRQRLRTDALPRELHDLASSFNGALERIERAHERLEAFNADVAHELRTPVSILIGQTQVALARERSADRLRETLESNLEEFERLRIIVNDMLFLARCDRGERATDLADVSLAAEVTRMLAFLEMSLDDAQLRAELAGDARASVDPSLFGRAMTNLLINAIQHTRPDNAIRVTIAPRGETVEIAVSNPGEPIDAIARAHLFERFYRIEEARANSNENHGLGLSIVKAVAEMHGGAVFVSCEGGWNTIGFSVAARPADAGPHARDVRPAAGARRPALKTT; encoded by the coding sequence ATGACGCGCTCGATTTCGAGACGGCTGTCGGTGCTGTTCGGCGTCGCGTCGCTGTTCGTGTTCACGCTCGTCGGCGTGGGCCTGTTCGCGATGATGGAGCGGCAGTTGTTCGCCGAGCTGCGCGCGACGCTCGACACGCGCACGAAGATCGCCGCGATGATCGTGTCGCACGGCACGACGGCCGCGCGCTTCAGGATCACGCAGGACAAGCTCGCCGATCTCGAGCCGCCCGACGGCTCGACCCGCTATCACGTCGACAGCGCCGATCCCGCGTTCCGCTTCGGCAAGCCGGTCGAGGGCGAGCCCGACGGCTACGCGGCCGACGGCTTCCTGCTGCTGCGCCCGCCCGGCAGCGAGTACGACGTGATGACGAAGACCGTCGTGCTGCCCGCGAGCGGCGAGCGCCCGACACTCACGCTCGTCGTGTCGACCGCGTGCGAGCGCACGCAGAAGATGCTGCGTCACATCGCGCTGACGCTCGCCGCGCTGATCTCGGCCGCGACGCTCGCAACGCTGCTGCTGAGCCGCGCGGTCACGCGCGTCGGGCTCGCGCCGCTCGCGCGGCTGTCGCGCGAGGCGGCCTCCCTCGGCCCGGCGAACCGGCGGCAGCGGCTGCGCACCGACGCGCTGCCGCGCGAGCTGCACGATCTCGCGAGCTCGTTCAACGGCGCGCTCGAGCGGATCGAGCGCGCGCACGAGCGGCTCGAAGCGTTCAACGCCGACGTCGCGCACGAGCTGCGCACGCCCGTCAGCATCCTGATCGGCCAGACGCAGGTCGCGCTCGCGCGCGAGCGCTCGGCGGACCGGCTGCGCGAGACGCTCGAGTCGAATCTCGAGGAGTTCGAACGGCTGCGGATCATCGTCAACGACATGCTGTTCCTCGCGCGCTGCGACCGCGGCGAGCGTGCAACCGATCTCGCCGACGTGTCGCTCGCCGCCGAGGTCACGCGCATGCTCGCGTTCCTCGAGATGTCGCTCGACGACGCGCAACTGCGCGCGGAACTCGCGGGCGACGCGCGCGCGAGCGTCGATCCGTCGCTGTTCGGCCGCGCGATGACGAACCTGCTGATCAACGCGATCCAGCACACGCGGCCGGACAACGCGATCCGCGTGACGATCGCGCCGCGCGGCGAGACGGTCGAGATCGCGGTGTCGAATCCGGGCGAGCCGATCGACGCGATCGCGCGCGCGCATCTGTTCGAGCGCTTCTACCGGATCGAGGAGGCGCGCGCGAACAGCAACGAGAATCACGGGCTCGGGCTGTCGATCGTGAAGGCGGTCGCCGAGATGCACGGCGGCGCCGTGTTCGTGTCGTGCGAAGGCGGCTGGAACACGATCGGCTTCTCGGTCGCCGCGCGGCCGGCCGACGCCGGACCGCACGCGCGCGACGTGCGCCCGGCGGCGGGCGCGCGGCGGCCGGCGTTGAAGACGACTTGA
- a CDS encoding pyridoxamine 5'-phosphate oxidase family protein, whose protein sequence is MTSTAADSVQDPSAPTERTRVRRAAYRGHYDRPTLEAILDDAYVCHVAFADDSGVRCIPTACWREGDHLYIHGSNGSRMLKLAAAGAQVCVTVTHLDGLVLARSAFNHSMNYRSAVIYGEFEAVPDAQKAAVLDTFVERIAPGRSRDARPGDASELAATTVLRIALDEAATKVRTGGPKDDEADLGLPVWAGVLPMRDAHFAPITDAAPAGVPDYVRRWQDAVPLRETRDEEARRAAVR, encoded by the coding sequence ATGACCTCGACCGCAGCCGATTCCGTCCAAGACCCGAGCGCGCCGACCGAGCGCACCCGCGTGCGCCGCGCCGCCTATCGCGGCCACTACGATCGCCCGACGCTCGAGGCGATCCTCGACGATGCGTATGTGTGCCACGTCGCATTCGCCGACGACTCGGGCGTGCGCTGCATTCCGACCGCGTGCTGGCGCGAAGGCGATCATCTGTACATCCACGGCTCGAACGGCAGCCGGATGCTGAAGCTCGCGGCGGCGGGCGCGCAGGTGTGCGTGACCGTCACGCATCTAGACGGCCTCGTGCTCGCGCGCTCGGCGTTCAATCATTCGATGAACTACCGGTCGGCGGTGATCTACGGCGAGTTCGAGGCCGTGCCCGACGCGCAGAAGGCGGCCGTGCTCGACACGTTCGTCGAGCGGATCGCGCCGGGCAGAAGCCGCGACGCGCGGCCGGGCGACGCGAGCGAGCTCGCGGCGACGACGGTGCTGCGCATCGCGCTCGACGAAGCCGCGACGAAGGTCCGCACGGGCGGCCCGAAGGACGACGAAGCGGATCTCGGCCTGCCGGTGTGGGCGGGCGTGCTGCCGATGCGCGACGCGCACTTCGCGCCGATCACGGACGCCGCGCCCGCCGGCGTGCCGGACTACGTGCGGCGCTGGCAGGACGCGGTGCCGCTTCGCGAGACGCGGGACGAGGAGGCGAGGCGGGCCGCGGTGCGTTGA
- the pdxR gene encoding MocR-like pyridoxine biosynthesis transcription factor PdxR codes for MDYGVLLSNFERDNAHDALARASQQHRLYACLRAAILNGTLEPGTYLMSSRALAETLRIARNTVLYAYERLVAEGFVVARRQGTMVARVGLPAASAAASPANARPALARRVAGLPDIDADDEREPLPFLPGMPALDQFPLAPWRRALERAWRRIGPAQLGHAPLGGNLRLRQAIAEYLRVSRGIGCDAQQVFVTDGTQHGLDLCARTLADSGDTVWIENPGYAGARAAFEAADLRLVPIPVDADGLAPSAGHWRAAPPRLVYITPSHQYPLGAVMSVERRVALVANARAAGTWIVEDDYDSEFRHFGAPLAALQSLGDDAPVVYLGTFSKTMFPTLRIGFVVAPAALAPELRRTICALAPRGRLAEQLALADFIEAGHFTRHLRRMRRLYDERRGALQAALTRHLGGALTVSGGAGGMHLSARLDAPVADVDVARAARARAISVRPLSRFCLPGTDCTAYNGLVLGYGAVPTEQIDACVRQLGAAIDDARHAGRKTARSAAR; via the coding sequence ATGGACTACGGCGTGCTGCTGTCGAACTTCGAGCGGGACAACGCGCACGATGCGCTCGCGCGCGCATCGCAGCAGCACAGGCTCTACGCGTGCCTGCGCGCGGCGATCCTGAACGGCACGCTCGAGCCCGGCACGTATCTGATGTCGTCGCGCGCGCTCGCCGAGACGCTGCGGATCGCGCGCAACACGGTGCTCTACGCATACGAGCGGCTCGTCGCCGAGGGCTTCGTCGTCGCGCGGCGGCAAGGCACGATGGTCGCGCGCGTCGGGCTGCCCGCGGCCAGCGCGGCCGCCTCGCCCGCGAACGCGCGGCCCGCGCTCGCGCGGCGCGTCGCAGGGCTGCCGGACATCGACGCCGACGACGAGCGCGAGCCGCTGCCGTTCCTGCCGGGGATGCCCGCGCTCGACCAGTTTCCGCTCGCGCCGTGGCGGCGCGCGCTCGAGCGCGCGTGGCGGCGCATCGGCCCCGCGCAGCTCGGGCATGCGCCGCTCGGCGGCAATCTGCGGCTGCGGCAGGCGATCGCCGAATACCTGCGCGTGTCGCGCGGAATCGGCTGCGATGCGCAACAGGTGTTCGTCACCGACGGCACGCAGCACGGCCTCGACCTGTGCGCGCGCACGCTCGCCGACTCGGGCGACACCGTCTGGATCGAGAATCCCGGCTACGCCGGCGCGCGCGCGGCGTTCGAGGCGGCCGACCTGCGGCTCGTGCCGATTCCCGTCGATGCGGACGGCCTCGCGCCGAGCGCCGGGCACTGGCGCGCGGCGCCGCCGCGGCTCGTCTACATCACGCCGTCGCATCAGTATCCGCTCGGCGCGGTGATGAGCGTCGAGCGGCGCGTCGCGCTCGTCGCGAACGCGCGCGCGGCGGGCACGTGGATCGTCGAGGACGATTACGACAGCGAGTTCCGCCACTTCGGCGCGCCGCTCGCCGCGCTGCAAAGCCTCGGCGACGACGCGCCCGTCGTCTATCTCGGCACGTTCAGCAAGACGATGTTTCCGACGCTGCGCATCGGCTTCGTCGTCGCGCCGGCGGCGCTCGCGCCGGAGCTGCGCCGCACGATCTGCGCGCTCGCGCCGCGCGGGCGCCTCGCCGAGCAGCTCGCGCTCGCCGACTTCATCGAAGCGGGCCATTTCACGCGGCATCTGCGCCGGATGCGCCGGCTCTACGACGAACGGCGCGGCGCGCTGCAGGCCGCGCTCACGCGCCATCTCGGCGGCGCGCTGACGGTGTCGGGCGGCGCGGGCGGCATGCATCTGTCCGCGCGGCTCGATGCGCCCGTCGCCGACGTCGATGTCGCGCGCGCGGCGCGGGCCCGCGCGATCAGCGTGCGGCCGCTGTCGCGCTTCTGCCTGCCGGGTACCGATTGCACCGCGTACAACGGCCTCGTGCTCGGCTACGGCGCGGTGCCGACCGAGCAGATCGACGCTTGCGTGCGGCAGCTCGGCGCCGCGATCGACGATGCGCGGCACGCCGGGCGGAAGACGGCGCGCAGCGCCGCGAGGTAA
- a CDS encoding SDR family NAD(P)-dependent oxidoreductase, translating into MHIELTGKTALVTASTAGIGLAIAEGLARADAQLIVNGRSDSSVKAALAHLRAAAPGASAQGVVADLSDAQGAKRLIDAAPSVDILVNNAGIYGPKPFFDIDDAEWEHFFQINVMSGVRLARHYLKGMLERDWGRIVFISSESALNIPADMIHYGFTKTAQLSISRGLAKLAAGSRVTVNAVLPGPTMSDGVKAMLKATADARYQSVEQAGVDFVRAHRSSSIIQRPATCDEVANLVVYVCSPQASATTGAALRVDGGVVDTIA; encoded by the coding sequence ATGCACATCGAACTCACCGGCAAGACCGCCCTCGTGACCGCCTCGACCGCCGGCATCGGCCTCGCGATCGCCGAGGGGCTCGCGCGCGCCGACGCACAACTGATCGTCAACGGCCGCAGCGATTCGTCCGTCAAGGCCGCGCTCGCGCATCTGCGCGCCGCGGCGCCCGGCGCGAGCGCGCAAGGCGTCGTCGCGGACCTGTCGGACGCGCAAGGCGCGAAGCGGCTGATCGACGCCGCGCCGTCCGTCGACATCCTCGTCAACAATGCGGGCATCTACGGCCCGAAACCGTTCTTCGACATCGACGACGCCGAATGGGAGCATTTCTTCCAGATCAACGTGATGTCGGGCGTGCGGCTCGCGCGCCATTATCTGAAGGGAATGCTCGAGCGCGACTGGGGGCGCATCGTGTTCATCTCGTCGGAATCGGCGCTCAACATCCCGGCCGACATGATCCATTACGGCTTCACGAAGACCGCGCAGCTATCGATCTCGCGCGGGCTCGCGAAGCTCGCGGCCGGCAGCCGCGTGACCGTGAACGCGGTGCTGCCCGGCCCGACGATGTCCGACGGCGTGAAGGCGATGCTGAAGGCGACGGCCGACGCCCGGTACCAGAGCGTCGAGCAGGCGGGCGTCGATTTCGTGCGCGCGCATCGGTCGAGCTCGATCATCCAGCGGCCGGCGACTTGCGACGAAGTCGCGAATCTCGTCGTCTACGTGTGCTCGCCGCAGGCGTCCGCGACGACGGGCGCGGCGCTGCGCGTCGACGGCGGCGTCGTCGACACGATCGCGTAG
- the bamE gene encoding outer membrane protein assembly factor BamE domain-containing protein: protein MPIQTTNRTVSALACPLAAALLMSGCSWFSGWFDSFSYARLPLPKAAAQPGATQTQIVKAGGNPASVWMMRNGTGVCYNYDLRHGNDHRTYYVVFDRRGVVSGHGFATCAEADRAGLLRGGGGARATRDEPRA from the coding sequence ATGCCAATCCAGACGACGAACCGCACCGTTTCCGCCCTTGCTTGCCCGCTCGCCGCCGCGCTGCTGATGAGCGGCTGTTCGTGGTTCAGCGGCTGGTTCGACTCGTTCTCGTACGCGAGGCTGCCGCTGCCGAAGGCGGCCGCGCAGCCGGGTGCGACGCAGACGCAGATCGTGAAGGCGGGCGGCAATCCGGCAAGCGTCTGGATGATGCGCAACGGCACGGGCGTCTGCTACAACTACGATTTGCGGCACGGCAACGACCACCGGACGTACTACGTCGTGTTCGACCGGCGCGGCGTCGTTTCGGGGCACGGCTTCGCGACTTGCGCGGAAGCCGACCGCGCCGGGCTGCTGCGCGGCGGCGGCGGCGCGCGCGCGACGCGCGACGAGCCGCGCGCGTGA
- a CDS encoding AI-2E family transporter, translating to MVQNASVPPEPAGRPKAQSIALGALYAALVALALWVIRDFVPAIAWACVVAIALWPALRRIDALPAFHGRATLVAAALTSAVALLVVVPIAAGLVEAVEQSHELLGWLHRAEQTGIPAPDALSHLPFGSQQASAWWQANLAKPLHPASAVKSVDGGSVVTFGRHFGSRLAHAAVLFGFMLVTLFVIFQAGPRLSGALLTGVRRAFGESGAALLRRMAAAVYGTVTGLVVVGFGEGVLLGLAYAFAGLPHAALLGLVTAVAAMLPFCAPLVFGGAALWLFVQGALGWAIGLAAFGAVVVFVAEHFVRPVLIGSSARLPFLLVLFGILGGAETFGLLGLFVGPALMTVLTVLWAEWVD from the coding sequence ATGGTCCAGAACGCGTCTGTCCCGCCGGAGCCCGCCGGCCGTCCGAAGGCCCAGTCGATCGCGCTCGGCGCGCTGTATGCGGCGCTCGTCGCGCTCGCGTTGTGGGTGATCCGCGATTTCGTGCCGGCGATCGCGTGGGCGTGCGTCGTCGCGATCGCGCTGTGGCCCGCGCTGCGCCGGATCGACGCGCTGCCCGCGTTCCACGGCCGCGCGACGCTCGTCGCCGCCGCGCTGACGTCGGCGGTTGCGCTCCTCGTCGTCGTGCCGATCGCGGCGGGGCTCGTCGAGGCGGTCGAGCAGAGCCACGAGCTGCTCGGCTGGCTGCATCGCGCCGAGCAGACCGGCATTCCGGCGCCCGACGCGCTGTCGCATCTGCCGTTCGGCTCGCAGCAGGCGAGCGCGTGGTGGCAGGCGAATCTCGCGAAGCCGCTGCATCCGGCGAGCGCGGTGAAGAGCGTCGACGGCGGGAGCGTCGTCACGTTCGGCCGGCACTTCGGCTCGCGGCTCGCGCACGCGGCGGTGCTGTTCGGCTTCATGCTCGTCACGCTGTTCGTGATCTTCCAGGCGGGCCCGCGCCTGTCAGGGGCGCTCCTCACCGGCGTGCGGCGCGCGTTCGGCGAAAGCGGCGCGGCGCTGCTGCGGCGGATGGCGGCCGCCGTGTACGGGACGGTGACGGGGCTCGTCGTCGTCGGCTTCGGCGAAGGCGTGCTGCTCGGGCTCGCGTACGCGTTCGCGGGCCTGCCGCATGCGGCGCTGCTCGGCCTCGTCACCGCGGTCGCGGCGATGCTGCCGTTCTGCGCGCCGCTCGTGTTCGGCGGCGCGGCGCTGTGGCTTTTTGTGCAGGGCGCGCTCGGCTGGGCGATCGGGCTCGCGGCGTTCGGGGCCGTCGTCGTGTTCGTCGCCGAGCACTTCGTGCGGCCGGTGCTGATTGGCAGTTCCGCGCGGCTGCCGTTCCTGCTCGTGCTGTTCGGCATCCTCGGCGGCGCGGAGACGTTCGGGCTGCTCGGCCTGTTCGTCGGCCCCGCATTGATGACGGTGCTGACCGTGCTATGGGCGGAGTGGGTCGATTGA
- the fabI gene encoding enoyl-ACP reductase FabI, which produces MRLQHKRGLIIGIANESSIAFGCARIMREQGAELAITYLNEKAEPYVRPLAERLDSRLVVPCDVREPGRLEGVFARIAQEWGQLDFVLHSIAYAPKEDLHRRVTDCSQAGFAMAMDVSCHSFIRVAHLAEPLMANGGCLLTVTFYGAERAVEDYNLMGPVKAALESSVRYLAAELGPRRIRVHALSPGPLKTRAASGIDRFDALLERVRERTPGHRLVDIDDVGQVAAFLASDDAAALTGNVEYIDGGYHVVG; this is translated from the coding sequence ATGCGACTTCAGCACAAGCGTGGCTTGATCATCGGCATCGCAAACGAAAGCAGCATCGCGTTCGGCTGCGCGCGGATCATGCGCGAGCAGGGCGCCGAGCTCGCGATCACGTACCTGAACGAGAAGGCCGAGCCTTATGTGCGGCCGCTCGCGGAGCGTCTCGACAGCCGGCTCGTCGTGCCGTGCGACGTGCGCGAGCCCGGCCGGCTCGAAGGCGTGTTCGCGCGCATCGCGCAAGAGTGGGGGCAGCTCGACTTCGTGCTGCACTCGATCGCGTACGCGCCGAAGGAAGACCTGCATCGCCGCGTGACCGACTGCTCGCAGGCGGGTTTCGCGATGGCGATGGACGTGTCGTGCCATTCGTTCATCCGCGTCGCGCATCTCGCCGAGCCGCTGATGGCGAACGGCGGCTGCCTGCTGACGGTCACGTTCTACGGCGCCGAGCGGGCGGTCGAGGACTACAACCTGATGGGGCCCGTGAAGGCGGCGCTCGAGAGCTCGGTGCGCTATCTCGCCGCCGAGCTCGGGCCGCGGCGCATCCGCGTGCACGCGCTGTCGCCCGGGCCGCTGAAGACGCGCGCCGCATCGGGCATCGATCGCTTCGACGCGCTGCTCGAACGCGTTCGCGAGCGCACGCCCGGCCATCGTCTCGTCGACATCGACGACGTCGGCCAGGTCGCCGCGTTCCTCGCGAGCGACGACGCAGCCGCGCTGACGGGCAACGTCGAGTACATCGACGGCGGCTATCACGTCGTCGGCTGA
- a CDS encoding NADH:flavin oxidoreductase/NADH oxidase, which translates to MAALFEPFQLKDIKLRNRIAVPPMCQYVAEDGVPNEWHHVHLAGVARGGAGLVIAEATAVSPEGRITPGCTGLWNDGQAAAFARSVDAIKAAGAVPGIQLAHAGRKASANRPWEGDDHIAAGDVRGWQTIAPSAVPYGAHLPKAPREMTADDIARVKADYAAAAKRALDAGFEWLELHFAHGYLAQSFFSVHSNRRTDAYGGSAENRGRFLVETLAAVREVWPERLPLTARFGVIEYDGRDEETLAESIGLAKRFKREGLDLLSVTIGFSTPDARIPWGPAFLAPVAERVRREAQLPVASAWGIDAPALAERVVRDGQLDLVMVGRAHLADPHWPYRAALELGVDRASWTLPAPYAHWLERYRAA; encoded by the coding sequence ATGGCCGCGTTGTTCGAACCGTTTCAACTGAAGGACATCAAGCTGCGCAACCGCATCGCGGTGCCGCCAATGTGTCAGTACGTCGCCGAGGACGGCGTGCCGAACGAATGGCATCACGTGCATCTCGCGGGCGTCGCGCGCGGCGGCGCGGGGCTCGTGATCGCGGAGGCGACCGCGGTGTCGCCGGAAGGCCGCATCACGCCGGGCTGCACCGGCCTCTGGAACGACGGGCAGGCCGCCGCGTTCGCGCGCTCGGTCGACGCGATCAAGGCAGCGGGCGCGGTGCCCGGCATCCAGCTCGCGCACGCGGGGCGCAAGGCGAGCGCGAACCGGCCGTGGGAAGGCGACGACCACATCGCCGCGGGCGACGTGCGCGGCTGGCAGACGATCGCGCCGTCGGCGGTGCCGTACGGCGCGCATCTGCCGAAGGCGCCGCGCGAGATGACAGCGGACGACATCGCGCGCGTGAAGGCCGATTACGCGGCGGCCGCAAAGCGCGCGCTCGACGCGGGCTTCGAATGGCTCGAGCTGCATTTCGCGCACGGCTATCTCGCGCAGAGTTTCTTCTCGGTGCATTCGAACCGGCGCACCGACGCGTACGGCGGCTCGGCGGAGAACCGCGGGCGCTTTCTCGTCGAGACGCTCGCGGCCGTGCGCGAGGTGTGGCCCGAGCGTCTGCCGCTCACCGCGCGCTTCGGCGTGATCGAGTACGACGGCCGCGACGAGGAGACGCTCGCCGAATCGATCGGGCTCGCGAAGCGCTTCAAGCGGGAGGGGCTCGACCTGCTGAGCGTGACGATCGGCTTCTCGACGCCGGACGCGCGCATTCCGTGGGGCCCCGCGTTTCTCGCGCCCGTTGCGGAGCGGGTGCGCCGCGAAGCGCAACTGCCCGTCGCGTCCGCGTGGGGGATCGATGCGCCGGCGCTCGCGGAGCGCGTCGTCCGCGACGGGCAGCTCGATCTCGTGATGGTCGGCCGCGCGCATCTCGCCGATCCGCACTGGCCGTATCGCGCGGCGCTCGAGCTCGGCGTCGATCGCGCGTCCTGGACGCTGCCCGCGCCGTATGCGCATTGGCTCGAGCGTTATCGCGCGGCGTGA
- a CDS encoding type 1 glutamine amidotransferase domain-containing protein — MKILVVLTSHDELGTTGKKTGFWLEELAAPYYALQDAGAELTLASPRGGLPPVDPKSSDPALQTDATRRFDKDSEAQAALASTRRLAGVSIDDYDAVFYPGGHGPLWDLAEDRHSIALIERAIATNKPVAAVCHAPGVLRNVKGPSGEPFVKGRNVTGFSNSEEAAVELTEVVPFLVEDMLKTNGGRYSRAADWAPHVVVDGLLVTGQNPASSEPVAEALLDLLKA, encoded by the coding sequence ATGAAGATTCTCGTGGTTCTCACTTCGCACGACGAACTCGGCACGACCGGCAAGAAAACCGGTTTCTGGCTCGAGGAACTGGCCGCGCCGTACTACGCGCTGCAGGACGCCGGCGCCGAGCTCACGCTCGCGTCGCCGCGCGGCGGGTTGCCGCCCGTCGATCCGAAGAGCAGCGATCCGGCGTTGCAGACCGACGCGACGCGCCGTTTCGACAAGGATTCCGAAGCGCAGGCCGCGCTCGCGTCGACGCGCAGGCTCGCCGGCGTGTCGATCGACGATTACGACGCGGTGTTCTACCCCGGCGGCCACGGCCCGCTGTGGGACCTCGCCGAGGACCGTCATTCGATCGCGCTGATCGAGCGCGCGATTGCGACGAACAAGCCCGTCGCGGCCGTCTGCCATGCGCCCGGCGTGCTGCGCAACGTGAAGGGGCCGTCGGGCGAGCCGTTCGTGAAGGGCCGCAACGTCACGGGCTTCTCGAACAGCGAGGAGGCGGCCGTCGAGCTCACCGAGGTCGTGCCGTTCCTCGTCGAGGACATGCTGAAGACGAACGGCGGCCGCTACTCGCGCGCGGCCGACTGGGCGCCGCACGTCGTCGTCGACGGGCTGCTCGTCACCGGGCAGAACCCGGCGTCGTCGGAGCCGGTTGCCGAAGCGCTGCTCGATCTGCTCAAGGCGTGA
- a CDS encoding TetR/AcrR family transcriptional regulator: MNAATTADVRQHILDTAKPIMLCKGFTGVGLNEILAAAGVPKGSFYHYFGSKEAFGESILESYFDDYLAHLDELLVRGSGAAIDRLMRYWTQWQQMQTGNDPEGKCLVVKLGAEVCDLSEAMRAALERGTSQIVARLAACIAAAFDDGSLKVDLDAQQTAAMLYELWVGATLIEKIRRSGEPLAVAMASTRRILGLPGAR; the protein is encoded by the coding sequence ATGAACGCCGCAACCACCGCCGACGTCCGGCAGCACATCCTCGACACCGCCAAGCCCATCATGCTCTGCAAGGGCTTCACGGGCGTCGGCCTGAACGAGATTCTGGCGGCGGCCGGCGTACCGAAGGGGTCGTTCTACCATTATTTCGGGTCGAAGGAGGCGTTCGGCGAGTCGATCCTCGAATCGTATTTCGACGACTACCTCGCGCACCTCGACGAGTTGCTCGTGCGCGGCTCCGGCGCCGCGATCGACCGGCTGATGCGCTACTGGACCCAATGGCAGCAGATGCAGACGGGCAACGACCCGGAAGGCAAGTGCCTCGTCGTCAAGCTCGGCGCCGAGGTCTGCGATCTGTCGGAGGCGATGCGCGCGGCGCTCGAGCGCGGCACGTCGCAGATCGTCGCGCGGCTCGCCGCGTGCATCGCGGCGGCGTTCGACGACGGTTCGCTGAAGGTCGACCTCGATGCGCAGCAGACGGCCGCGATGCTGTACGAGCTGTGGGTCGGCGCGACGCTGATCGAAAAGATCCGGCGCAGCGGCGAGCCGCTCGCGGTCGCGATGGCGAGCACGCGCCGCATCCTCGGTCTGCCGGGAGCGCGCTGA